The following are encoded together in the Paludisphaera mucosa genome:
- a CDS encoding catalase family protein, which yields MNHQDEPIPAGEAEAIRKVVGLSLKMLDRGPKPVPRGQHPKAHGMVRAEFVVDPSGLPPECRVGLFAEAKTFPAVVRFSNGAQTDDRKPDVHGMAIKLLGVEGVKLIPEERDATTHDFILIDDPVFFIPDAVVYAPFFEAFAKAKGDVPSTLRSALFLLPKGPRMLAALLSLYYAPRAFKGLGLLTRALSKKPDSPLTSRFWSTTPYRLGPRAVKYSAIPATTEAPPRADSQDLLRLAMKSTLDRGEAVFTFAVQLQADATSTPVEDPTVEWDEKRSKFIPIARLVIPRQEFDTESRRTFCEHLSFTPWHALPEHEPLGGINRTRRAVYQAVSAERHRLNDKPRIEPTLADVEKL from the coding sequence GTGAATCACCAGGACGAACCGATCCCCGCCGGCGAGGCCGAGGCCATCCGCAAGGTGGTCGGCCTCAGCCTCAAGATGCTCGACCGCGGCCCGAAGCCGGTCCCCCGCGGCCAGCATCCGAAGGCGCATGGGATGGTCCGCGCGGAGTTCGTCGTCGACCCCTCGGGCCTGCCCCCGGAGTGCCGCGTCGGCCTCTTCGCCGAGGCGAAGACCTTCCCGGCCGTCGTCCGGTTCTCGAACGGCGCCCAGACCGACGACCGCAAGCCCGACGTCCACGGCATGGCGATCAAGCTCCTGGGCGTCGAGGGGGTGAAGCTGATCCCTGAGGAGCGGGACGCGACGACCCACGACTTCATCCTGATCGACGACCCGGTCTTCTTCATCCCCGACGCCGTCGTCTACGCCCCCTTCTTCGAGGCGTTCGCGAAGGCCAAGGGGGACGTCCCGTCGACGCTCCGCAGCGCGCTCTTCCTGCTTCCCAAGGGGCCCCGGATGCTGGCGGCGTTGCTGTCGCTCTACTACGCCCCCCGGGCCTTCAAGGGGCTCGGCCTGCTCACGCGAGCCCTCAGCAAGAAGCCGGACAGCCCGCTGACCTCGCGGTTCTGGAGCACCACGCCGTACCGCCTGGGCCCGCGGGCCGTCAAGTATTCGGCCATCCCCGCGACCACCGAGGCGCCGCCCCGAGCGGACTCGCAGGACCTCTTGCGCCTGGCGATGAAATCGACCCTCGATCGCGGCGAGGCGGTCTTCACGTTCGCCGTCCAGCTCCAGGCCGACGCGACGTCGACGCCCGTCGAGGATCCGACCGTCGAGTGGGACGAGAAGCGATCGAAGTTCATCCCGATCGCCCGGCTCGTCATCCCGCGCCAGGAGTTCGACACCGAGTCGCGGCGGACCTTCTGCGAGCACCTCTCGTTCACCCCCTGGCACGCCCTGCCCGAGCACGAGCCCCTCGGCGGCATCAACCGGACCCGCCGCGCGGTCTACCAGGCCGTCTCCGCCGAACGCCACCGCCTGAACGACAAGCCCCGCATCGAGCCGACGCTCGCCGACGTCGAGAAGCTCTGA
- a CDS encoding HEAT repeat domain-containing protein — protein MKLILIASVLGIVAAAAGRRDDDRDELIEALTAEKFAGLPDGALADRDALVRRLAAIVREPPGETEDLRRFLRRRAVIVLGSHGGEKALPQLRRLVEDRDEPFRRDAVIGLGRSGTKEGVAIAAAFLGDGDELYREAAIDGLGESGRAEALDALKAFDASKERPFIARKLREAIEKLEAPARPRTD, from the coding sequence ATGAAGCTCATCCTGATCGCGTCCGTCCTGGGGATCGTCGCGGCCGCCGCCGGCCGCCGGGACGACGATCGGGACGAGCTGATCGAGGCCCTGACGGCCGAGAAGTTCGCGGGGCTCCCCGACGGCGCCCTGGCCGACCGCGACGCCCTGGTCCGGCGGCTCGCGGCCATCGTCCGCGAGCCCCCGGGCGAGACCGAAGACCTGCGGCGGTTCCTCCGTCGTCGCGCCGTGATCGTCCTGGGGAGCCACGGCGGCGAGAAGGCCCTGCCACAACTCCGCAGGCTCGTCGAGGATCGCGACGAGCCCTTCCGCCGCGACGCCGTGATCGGCCTGGGACGTTCCGGGACGAAGGAGGGCGTCGCGATCGCCGCGGCGTTCCTGGGCGACGGGGACGAGCTCTACCGCGAGGCGGCGATCGACGGCCTGGGCGAGTCGGGGCGGGCGGAGGCCCTCGACGCCCTGAAGGCGTTCGACGCCTCCAAGGAGCGGCCTTTCATCGCCCGCAAGCTCCGCGAAGCGATCGAGAAGCTCGAAGCCCCCGCCCGGCCTCGAACCGACTGA
- a CDS encoding RNA polymerase sigma factor — translation MNETSHSLLDRLRSRPDDQMSWNRFAGLYAPLIRKWLVGQGAPDPDAEDLAQEILLVIFRELPGFDHNGRKGAFRSWVRSVTVNRLRGYWRAKRSGPLNGLEERLALLEDEGSEPSAAWDREHDEYIAAQVMRLVEPEFAPSTWQSFRRVVVEDRPAAAVAAELGLTVNAVLIAKSRVLRRLREEVRGLVS, via the coding sequence ACAGCTTGCTCGATCGGCTGCGGAGCCGGCCCGACGACCAGATGTCGTGGAACCGGTTCGCGGGCCTGTACGCGCCCTTGATCCGCAAATGGCTCGTCGGCCAGGGCGCGCCCGACCCGGACGCCGAGGACCTGGCGCAGGAGATCCTCCTGGTCATCTTCCGGGAGCTGCCGGGGTTCGACCACAACGGCCGCAAGGGGGCCTTCCGGAGCTGGGTCCGCTCGGTCACGGTCAACCGCCTGCGGGGCTACTGGCGGGCCAAACGATCCGGGCCGCTCAACGGCCTGGAGGAACGGCTCGCCCTGCTCGAAGACGAGGGAAGCGAGCCCAGCGCGGCCTGGGACCGCGAGCACGACGAGTACATCGCCGCCCAGGTCATGAGGCTGGTCGAGCCCGAGTTCGCCCCCTCCACGTGGCAATCGTTCCGGAGGGTGGTCGTCGAAGACCGGCCGGCGGCGGCCGTCGCCGCAGAACTGGGCCTCACGGTCAACGCCGTCCTGATCGCCAAGTCCCGCGTTTTGCGTCGGCTCCGCGAGGAGGTCCGGGGGCTCGTTTCCTGA
- a CDS encoding protein kinase domain-containing protein yields the protein MTDPSPTADDHPDGELLAAFGRGEIDPVDADRVERHLDACASCRATLADGPADDPLVALLRASARTGPAEGEGEAAPVAIPSGYALEAVIGRGGMGVVHRARQVGLGRLVALKRIAAGADASPAELARFRVEAEAAASLRHPNIVPIHDVGVIDGTPFYAMELLEGGSLADRLAAGPMPAREAAALTATLARAIEHAHRGGVVHRDLKPPNVLFAGDGTPKVADFGLAKRLDAAAVTRSGAIMGTPSYMAPEQATGEIVGAHPPVDVYALGAILFECLTGRPPFLAPSPVETLDLVRSSEPPSPGRLQPGVPRDVQTICLTCLEKSPARRYATAAALADDLDRFLRGEPILARPAGPVDRLVKWARRRPSQAALATLAILAAAGAVAGALVHDSRLRAALGLAEVAANEAKRQRTAAESNYRDAREALGRLTGAFSDPRFRNVPRLDELRRVQLEAALGFYDHALARADPTDPVVLRDTAEAAVEAANLQIVLGRRADAEANLLRARRLLTTLAGDASDDPGLMRSRMITHLKLGVMLMDGEPARAVAELEQGLALAERSPDAASWQGRHDVAWCLHNLGSAWQLAGRSELADPHLARAATILDGLLRERPDDPGLAASTAQTYINLGNGRGVLGRLDQAEADFERAGDLLERATAEQPEIPSHAADLCDLAVNRGNLLAGLGRVDQAVEQLTEGLRRIAPLLQEEPKSLRLLQTLQNLHGARAQALEAAGRFAEAVPDWDRVIEILPDRPGRLGRRFLRLIDLARAGLAVRVRDEAAAILDHPDEPLKPADRYNVACALCLATAAPLDEAVRTSMIDTALRELTLAFAADPSLREAAKADADLAALAGREDFRKLLEAR from the coding sequence ATGACCGACCCCTCGCCGACGGCCGACGATCATCCCGACGGGGAACTGCTCGCCGCCTTCGGGCGGGGGGAGATCGACCCGGTCGACGCCGACCGCGTCGAGCGGCACCTCGACGCCTGCGCCTCGTGCCGTGCGACGCTGGCGGACGGCCCCGCCGACGACCCGCTCGTCGCCTTGCTCCGCGCGTCGGCGCGGACGGGCCCCGCCGAGGGCGAAGGCGAGGCGGCCCCGGTCGCGATCCCCTCGGGCTATGCGCTGGAGGCGGTGATCGGCCGGGGCGGGATGGGGGTCGTCCACCGGGCGCGGCAGGTCGGGCTGGGCCGGCTGGTGGCGCTCAAGCGGATCGCGGCCGGGGCCGACGCCAGCCCCGCCGAGCTGGCCCGCTTCCGGGTCGAGGCCGAGGCCGCCGCCAGCCTCCGCCACCCCAACATCGTGCCGATCCACGACGTGGGGGTGATCGACGGCACCCCCTTCTACGCGATGGAGCTGCTCGAAGGGGGCTCGCTGGCCGATCGCCTGGCGGCCGGCCCGATGCCCGCGCGCGAGGCCGCGGCGCTGACGGCGACGCTGGCGCGGGCGATCGAGCACGCGCACCGGGGCGGCGTGGTGCATCGCGACCTCAAGCCGCCCAACGTCCTCTTCGCCGGCGACGGGACGCCCAAGGTCGCCGATTTCGGACTGGCGAAGCGGCTCGACGCCGCCGCGGTCACCCGCAGCGGGGCGATCATGGGGACGCCGTCGTACATGGCGCCGGAGCAGGCGACGGGCGAGATCGTGGGGGCCCACCCGCCGGTCGACGTCTACGCGCTGGGGGCGATCCTGTTCGAGTGCCTGACGGGCCGGCCGCCGTTCCTGGCGCCCTCGCCGGTCGAGACCCTGGACCTCGTCCGATCGAGCGAACCCCCCTCCCCCGGACGGCTCCAGCCGGGCGTGCCGCGCGACGTGCAGACGATCTGCCTGACCTGCCTGGAGAAGTCGCCCGCTCGACGTTACGCGACGGCGGCCGCCCTGGCCGACGACCTGGACCGCTTCCTCCGCGGCGAGCCGATCCTCGCCCGCCCCGCCGGCCCGGTCGACCGCCTGGTCAAGTGGGCGCGGCGACGGCCCTCGCAGGCGGCGCTCGCGACCCTGGCGATCCTGGCGGCCGCGGGGGCCGTCGCGGGGGCGCTGGTCCACGACAGCCGCCTCCGCGCGGCGCTCGGCCTGGCCGAGGTCGCCGCGAACGAGGCGAAGCGGCAGCGGACGGCCGCCGAGTCGAACTACCGCGACGCCCGCGAGGCCCTCGGCCGCCTGACCGGCGCGTTCTCGGACCCCCGCTTCCGGAACGTGCCGCGCCTGGACGAGCTGCGGCGGGTGCAGCTCGAAGCGGCCCTCGGCTTCTACGACCACGCGCTGGCCCGCGCCGACCCGACCGACCCGGTCGTGCTCCGCGACACCGCCGAGGCCGCCGTCGAGGCCGCCAACCTCCAGATCGTCCTCGGGCGGCGGGCCGACGCCGAGGCCAACCTGCTCCGCGCCCGCCGGCTGCTGACGACGCTCGCCGGCGACGCGTCCGACGACCCGGGGCTGATGCGCTCGCGGATGATCACGCATCTCAAGCTGGGCGTCATGCTGATGGACGGCGAGCCGGCGAGGGCCGTCGCCGAGCTGGAGCAGGGCCTCGCCCTCGCCGAGCGCAGCCCCGACGCCGCGTCTTGGCAGGGCCGGCACGACGTCGCCTGGTGCCTGCACAACCTCGGCTCGGCCTGGCAGCTCGCGGGCCGATCGGAGCTGGCCGATCCCCACCTGGCCCGCGCCGCGACGATCCTCGACGGGCTCCTTCGGGAGCGTCCCGACGATCCCGGCCTGGCGGCGTCCACGGCGCAGACCTACATCAACCTGGGGAACGGCCGCGGCGTCCTGGGGCGTCTCGACCAGGCCGAGGCCGACTTCGAGCGAGCCGGGGACCTGCTCGAACGGGCGACCGCCGAGCAGCCGGAGATCCCCTCGCACGCCGCCGACCTCTGCGACCTGGCGGTCAATCGCGGGAACCTGCTGGCCGGCCTGGGCCGCGTCGACCAGGCGGTCGAGCAGCTCACGGAGGGGCTCCGCCGCATCGCGCCGCTGCTCCAGGAGGAGCCGAAATCGCTGCGGCTGCTCCAGACGCTGCAGAACCTGCACGGCGCCCGCGCCCAGGCGCTGGAGGCCGCCGGCCGCTTCGCCGAGGCGGTCCCCGACTGGGATCGCGTCATCGAGATCCTGCCCGATCGTCCCGGCCGCCTGGGACGCCGCTTCCTCCGGCTGATCGACCTCGCCCGCGCCGGGCTGGCCGTCCGCGTCCGCGACGAGGCGGCCGCGATCCTCGACCATCCCGACGAGCCCCTCAAGCCCGCCGACCGCTACAACGTGGCGTGCGCGCTCTGCCTGGCGACGGCCGCGCCCCTCGACGAGGCCGTTCGGACGAGCATGATCGACACGGCCCTCCGCGAGCTGACGCTCGCCTTCGCCGCCGACCCGTCGCTCCGCGAGGCGGCCAAGGCCGACGCGGACCTGGCCGCCCTGGCGGGACGCGAGGACTTCCGGAAGCTCCTGGAGGCGCGTTAG
- a CDS encoding FAD binding domain-containing protein, which translates to MKPFSYGRADDVATALLEAAGPGVKFVAGGTNLLDLMKADVERPDRLVDVNRLDLRAIVDLDGGGLRLGALATNSQVAYDERVERRHPLLSRAILAGASPQLRNMATTGGNLLQRTRCAYFYDVQTPCNKREPGTGCPAIAGWNRYHAILGTSEHCIAVHPSDMCVALAALGAVVRVEGPSGGRAIPFEDFHRLPGDAPHLDANLQPGEIITAVDLPAEGFAGHFSYQKIRDRTSYAFALVSVAAALRIEGGTIAEARIALGGVAHKPWRDQAAEALLKGARADRDAFRAAADAIVRDARGREHNTFKIELARRVIVRALLEAAGGPQA; encoded by the coding sequence ATGAAACCCTTCTCCTACGGCCGCGCCGACGACGTGGCGACGGCCCTGCTCGAAGCGGCCGGCCCCGGCGTCAAGTTCGTCGCCGGCGGCACCAACCTGCTGGATCTGATGAAGGCCGACGTCGAACGGCCCGACCGGCTCGTCGACGTCAATCGCCTCGACCTGCGGGCGATCGTCGACCTCGACGGCGGCGGCCTGCGGCTCGGCGCGCTGGCGACCAATTCGCAGGTCGCGTACGACGAGCGTGTGGAGCGGCGCCACCCCCTGCTCTCCCGGGCGATCCTCGCCGGGGCCTCGCCCCAGCTCCGCAACATGGCGACGACCGGCGGCAACCTGCTCCAGCGGACGCGCTGCGCCTACTTCTACGACGTCCAGACCCCCTGCAACAAGCGCGAGCCCGGCACGGGGTGCCCGGCGATCGCCGGCTGGAACCGCTACCACGCGATCCTGGGGACGAGCGAGCACTGCATCGCGGTCCACCCGTCCGACATGTGCGTGGCCCTCGCGGCGCTGGGGGCCGTCGTCCGGGTCGAGGGGCCGAGCGGCGGGCGGGCGATCCCGTTCGAGGACTTCCACCGGCTCCCGGGCGACGCACCGCATCTCGACGCGAACCTGCAGCCGGGCGAGATCATCACGGCGGTGGACCTCCCCGCCGAGGGGTTCGCGGGCCATTTCTCGTATCAGAAGATCCGCGACCGGACGTCGTATGCGTTCGCGCTGGTGTCGGTCGCGGCGGCCCTCCGCATCGAGGGCGGGACGATCGCCGAGGCCCGAATCGCCCTGGGCGGGGTGGCCCACAAGCCCTGGCGAGACCAGGCCGCGGAGGCGCTCCTGAAGGGCGCCCGCGCCGACCGCGACGCGTTCCGCGCGGCGGCCGACGCGATCGTCCGGGACGCCCGGGGACGCGAGCACAACACCTTCAAGATCGAGCTGGCCCGGCGGGTGATCGTCCGGGCGCTGCTCGAAGCGGCCGGGGGGCCGCAGGCATGA
- a CDS encoding xanthine dehydrogenase family protein molybdopterin-binding subunit, which produces MSTAHVGKPIDRIDGRAKVTGAAKYAAEYNEPGLAYGWIVNSAVARGRIAAIDVAEALKVPGVIHVFTHENTPRLAWLDRSYRDQIAPPGSPFRPLYDAEIHFSSQPIALVVADSSEVARYAATLVRVEYAATGHATELDAHLAEGRAPKKRGGIKPPPKARGGPDGALEKAAVKVDVAYRVPAEHHNPMEMFATTVHHEPDGKLVVYDKTQGVQNVHDYLCNIFGFAADDLRVVSKFVGGGFGAGLRPQHQVFLAVLAARELKRSVRVVLTRPQMFSLGYRPATRQRVALGASPEGVLEAVIHEAFQETSRFEDYSEMIVNWTGLLYRCENVRLDHAIVPLDLFTPLDMRAPGAVWGLFALESAMDELAVALKVDPIELRLKNYAEEDGNEDKPFSSKELRECYRRAAERFGWADRNPEPRSMRRGSTLVGRGMASGVWESNQQKAAAKAVLTVDGKLTISSATEDIGTGTYTIMTQVAAEALGLAMADVTFLLGDSTLPQAPVEGGSFTASSVGPAVQAACEAIRADLLGYALKLDGSPLAGAKIDDVEFVDGTIRLRDAPAKAVAITAVLRAGGVEAIEREAAVGPSAKQQRYTRLTHSATFAEVEVDEDFGTIRVTRVVVAVAGARILNPKTARSQVLGGVVWGIGSALHEESVLDHAFGRFMTHNLADYHVPVNADVHAIDVIFVEEHDEIVNPLGVKGLGEIGVVGVAAAIANAVFHATGRRVRKLPIKLDDLL; this is translated from the coding sequence ATGAGCACCGCCCACGTCGGCAAGCCGATCGACCGCATCGACGGCCGGGCCAAGGTCACCGGGGCGGCCAAGTACGCCGCCGAGTACAACGAGCCCGGGCTCGCCTACGGCTGGATCGTGAACAGCGCCGTGGCCAGGGGGCGGATCGCCGCGATCGACGTGGCGGAGGCGCTCAAGGTCCCGGGCGTGATCCACGTCTTCACGCACGAGAACACGCCCCGCCTGGCCTGGCTCGACCGCAGCTATCGCGACCAGATCGCCCCGCCGGGCTCGCCCTTCCGCCCGCTCTACGACGCCGAGATCCACTTCAGCTCCCAGCCGATCGCCCTGGTCGTCGCCGACTCTTCGGAGGTCGCGCGCTACGCCGCGACGCTCGTCCGGGTCGAGTACGCGGCGACGGGACACGCGACGGAGCTGGACGCGCACCTGGCCGAAGGACGCGCCCCCAAGAAGCGCGGGGGCATCAAGCCGCCTCCGAAGGCCCGGGGCGGTCCCGACGGGGCCCTGGAGAAGGCGGCCGTGAAGGTCGACGTCGCGTACCGGGTCCCGGCCGAGCACCACAACCCGATGGAGATGTTCGCGACGACCGTCCATCACGAGCCGGACGGCAAGCTCGTGGTCTACGACAAGACCCAGGGCGTGCAGAACGTCCACGACTACCTTTGCAACATCTTCGGGTTCGCCGCGGACGACCTGCGAGTGGTCTCGAAGTTCGTCGGGGGCGGGTTCGGCGCGGGCCTGCGGCCGCAGCACCAGGTGTTCCTGGCCGTCCTGGCGGCGCGGGAGCTGAAGCGGTCGGTCCGGGTCGTCCTGACGCGCCCGCAGATGTTCAGCCTCGGCTACCGGCCCGCGACCCGCCAGCGGGTGGCGCTCGGGGCCTCGCCCGAAGGGGTCCTGGAGGCCGTGATCCACGAGGCGTTCCAGGAGACCTCGCGGTTCGAGGACTACAGCGAGATGATCGTCAACTGGACGGGCCTGCTCTATCGCTGCGAGAACGTGCGGCTCGACCACGCGATCGTGCCCCTGGACCTCTTCACGCCGCTCGACATGCGGGCCCCGGGCGCCGTGTGGGGCCTCTTCGCGCTCGAATCGGCGATGGACGAGCTGGCCGTCGCCCTCAAGGTGGATCCGATCGAGCTGCGGCTGAAGAACTACGCCGAGGAGGACGGCAACGAGGACAAGCCGTTCTCCAGCAAGGAGCTTCGGGAGTGCTACCGCCGGGCCGCCGAGCGCTTCGGCTGGGCCGACCGCAATCCCGAGCCGCGCTCCATGCGGAGGGGCTCCACGCTCGTCGGCCGGGGCATGGCGAGCGGCGTCTGGGAGAGCAACCAGCAGAAGGCCGCCGCGAAGGCCGTGCTGACCGTCGACGGCAAGCTCACCATCTCCAGCGCGACCGAGGACATCGGCACGGGGACCTATACGATCATGACCCAGGTCGCCGCCGAGGCCCTCGGCCTGGCGATGGCGGACGTGACCTTCCTGCTCGGCGACTCGACGCTGCCGCAGGCCCCGGTCGAGGGCGGCTCGTTCACGGCCTCGTCGGTCGGCCCGGCCGTGCAGGCGGCCTGCGAAGCGATCCGGGCCGACCTGCTGGGCTACGCCCTGAAGCTCGACGGCTCGCCGCTGGCGGGCGCGAAGATCGACGACGTCGAGTTCGTCGACGGGACGATCCGGCTCCGCGACGCCCCCGCGAAGGCGGTCGCGATCACCGCCGTGCTGCGGGCCGGCGGGGTCGAGGCGATCGAGCGGGAGGCCGCCGTGGGGCCATCGGCGAAGCAGCAACGCTATACGCGTCTGACCCACTCGGCGACCTTCGCCGAGGTCGAAGTGGACGAGGACTTCGGCACGATCCGGGTGACGCGGGTCGTGGTCGCGGTCGCCGGGGCTCGCATCCTCAACCCCAAGACGGCGCGGAGCCAGGTGCTGGGCGGGGTCGTCTGGGGGATCGGCTCGGCGCTCCACGAGGAGAGCGTCCTCGACCACGCCTTCGGCCGCTTCATGACCCACAACCTGGCCGACTATCACGTCCCGGTCAACGCCGACGTCCACGCGATCGACGTGATCTTCGTCGAGGAGCACGACGAGATCGTCAATCCGCTGGGCGTCAAAGGGCTGGGCGAGATCGGCGTGGTCGGCGTGGCGGCGGCGATCGCCAACGCCGTCTTCCACGCCACCGGCCGCCGCGTCCGCAAGCTTCCGATCAAGCTCGACGATCTCTTGTGA
- a CDS encoding MBL fold metallo-hydrolase: MSVHQESATDAAGVEPQEWPRPVAEGLAFLRTGIVNVFLVGRPGAGDRNWVLVDAGLPGWADSIADAAARRFGERARPAAIVLTHGHFDHVGALETLADRWDAPIYAHAMELPYLTGRSAYPPPDPTVGGGAMATLSWLYPRGPIDLGDRVHPLPEDGTVPGLPGWRWVATPGHTPGHVSFFRDADRALIAGDAFVTTRQESALAMMAQRREIHGPPKYYTCDWEAARRSVEALAALDPETAGTGHGEPLSGEVLRVGLQALARDFDRAAVPTYGRYVGRPARADATGVVSVPRDVPHPLLRLGAGFAVGFALGTAVQRLTRDRRA; encoded by the coding sequence ATGAGCGTTCACCAGGAATCGGCGACGGATGCAGCGGGCGTCGAGCCCCAGGAATGGCCGCGGCCGGTCGCGGAGGGCCTGGCCTTCCTGCGGACGGGGATCGTCAACGTCTTCCTCGTCGGCCGGCCCGGGGCCGGGGATCGGAACTGGGTCCTGGTCGACGCCGGCCTCCCCGGCTGGGCGGACTCGATCGCCGACGCCGCGGCCCGGCGGTTCGGCGAGCGTGCGCGGCCCGCGGCGATCGTCCTGACGCACGGCCACTTCGACCACGTCGGCGCGCTGGAGACCCTGGCCGATCGCTGGGACGCGCCGATCTACGCCCACGCGATGGAGCTTCCCTACCTGACCGGCCGATCCGCCTACCCGCCGCCCGACCCGACCGTCGGCGGCGGGGCGATGGCGACCCTCTCGTGGCTGTACCCCCGCGGGCCGATCGACCTGGGCGACCGCGTCCATCCGCTTCCCGAGGACGGGACCGTCCCCGGCCTGCCGGGCTGGCGCTGGGTCGCCACGCCGGGACACACCCCGGGGCACGTCTCGTTCTTCCGCGACGCCGATCGCGCGCTGATCGCCGGCGACGCCTTCGTCACGACCAGGCAGGAATCGGCGCTCGCCATGATGGCCCAGCGCCGCGAGATCCACGGACCGCCGAAGTACTACACCTGCGACTGGGAAGCCGCCCGCCGCTCGGTGGAGGCCCTCGCCGCGCTCGACCCGGAGACGGCCGGGACGGGACACGGCGAGCCCCTCTCGGGCGAGGTGCTCCGGGTCGGCCTCCAGGCCCTGGCTCGCGACTTCGACCGCGCCGCCGTGCCCACCTACGGGCGCTACGTCGGCCGACCCGCGCGGGCCGACGCCACCGGGGTCGTCTCGGTGCCCAGGGACGTCCCGCATCCGCTCTTGCGGCTGGGCGCGGGGTTCGCGGTCGGCTTCGCCCTGGGGACGGCCGTCCAGCGGCTCACAAGAGATCGTCGAGCTTGA
- a CDS encoding DVUA0089 family protein, which yields MSFRRVFTFGILAFATSMASSALAGSWVEIGDAGSLPSTAQYVLGSGPLDLISGQLADEFDVDVYAIYVDGGGTFSASTVGLTSVDTKLFLFDASGLGVYGNDDADVFTLQSLLPAGDPLTPLAAGVYFLAVTSYPIDPLSAGGSIFLQPLFPEEVVGPVGPGGSSPVTGYDGSGEAGAYGISLTGARFINNTAVPEPSTLTMTAGAAALGLGVGAAKSRRGRRAESGRA from the coding sequence ATGTCGTTCCGGCGCGTGTTCACCTTTGGAATCCTCGCCTTCGCGACGTCGATGGCTTCCTCGGCCCTGGCGGGCTCGTGGGTCGAGATCGGCGACGCGGGCTCATTGCCCTCCACGGCCCAGTACGTGCTCGGCTCGGGCCCCCTCGACCTGATCAGCGGCCAGCTCGCGGACGAGTTCGACGTCGACGTGTACGCGATCTACGTCGACGGCGGCGGGACGTTCTCGGCCTCGACCGTGGGCCTGACGTCGGTCGACACCAAGCTCTTCCTCTTCGACGCCTCAGGGCTGGGCGTCTACGGCAACGACGACGCCGACGTCTTCACCCTGCAATCGCTGCTGCCCGCCGGAGACCCGCTCACGCCCCTGGCGGCCGGCGTCTACTTCCTGGCCGTCACGAGCTACCCCATCGATCCGCTGAGCGCCGGCGGGTCCATCTTCCTGCAGCCGCTCTTCCCCGAGGAGGTCGTCGGGCCCGTGGGCCCCGGCGGCTCCTCGCCCGTGACCGGCTACGACGGCTCGGGCGAGGCCGGCGCCTACGGGATCAGCCTGACCGGCGCCCGATTCATCAACAACACGGCCGTCCCCGAGCCGTCGACGCTGACGATGACGGCCGGCGCCGCCGCGCTGGGGCTCGGCGTCGGCGCCGCGAAGTCGCGGCGCGGCCGTCGGGCCGAGTCGGGCCGCGCCTGA
- a CDS encoding (2Fe-2S)-binding protein, whose protein sequence is MALAINGVPRRLEVAPWTSLLDLLREHLDLTGTKKGCDHGQCGACTVLVDGVRINSCLTLAVMKDGAEVTTIEGLAEGDALHPVQRAFVEHDAFQCGYCTPGQICSAVALMAEGRAKTPDEIRELMSGNICRCGAYPNIVAAIEQAMAEREG, encoded by the coding sequence ATCGCCCTGGCGATCAACGGCGTCCCCAGGCGGCTCGAAGTCGCGCCCTGGACGTCGCTGCTCGACCTCTTGCGCGAGCACCTGGACCTGACCGGAACGAAGAAGGGCTGCGACCACGGCCAGTGCGGCGCGTGCACCGTGCTGGTCGACGGCGTCCGCATCAATTCCTGCCTGACGCTGGCCGTGATGAAGGACGGCGCGGAGGTGACCACCATCGAGGGCCTGGCCGAGGGCGACGCCCTGCACCCGGTGCAGCGGGCCTTCGTCGAGCACGACGCCTTCCAGTGCGGCTATTGCACGCCGGGCCAGATCTGCTCGGCCGTCGCCCTGATGGCCGAGGGACGCGCGAAGACCCCGGACGAGATCCGCGAGCTGATGAGCGGCAACATCTGCCGGTGCGGGGCGTACCCGAACATCGTCGCCGCGATCGAGCAGGCCATGGCCGAGCGGGAGGGCTGA